One part of the Raphanus sativus cultivar WK10039 chromosome 7, ASM80110v3, whole genome shotgun sequence genome encodes these proteins:
- the LOC108818523 gene encoding trihelix transcription factor PTL gives MEDHHSQYGIPELRQLMKGGGRTTTAASPSTSSHFPSDFFGFNLAAPPQQQRLHQFTTDHQEMGFLPHGIHGLGGSSSTTAGNNSNLNASTCGGGVGFGGFLDGGGFSGGDGGGTGRWPRQETLTLLEIRSRLDHKFKEANQKGPLWDEVSRIMSEEHGYQRSGKKCREKFENLYKYYKKTKEGKAGRQDGKHYRFFRQLEALYGDSNNLVSIPNHNTQFMSNALHGFQTQNVTTTTSNIHHSVDALHGFHHQQSLSLSNNYNSSEMELMTSSSEGNDSSSRRKKRSWKAKIKEFIDVSMKRLIERQDAWLEKLTKVIEDKEEQRMMKEEEWRKREAARVDKEHLFWAKERERMEARDVAVIEALQYLTGKQLIKPLGSSPEERNDEIQNNNENGSDQTMTTNNVSVKGSGRFWDEQEIIKLREIRSSMDSAFQEVLEGCSDEFLWEEVAAKLTQLGFDQRSALVCKEKWERISNEKMKEKKQINKKRKENSSSCGVYYPRTEENQICNNQESGYNDSDQHHQTMNEQGNNVGSSTSNANANAGNPSGAMAASTNCFPFFMGDGDQNLWESYGLRLSKGENQ, from the exons ATGGAAGATCATCATTCTCAGTACGGTATACCGGAGCTCCGGCAGCTCATGAAAGGTGGAGGGAGGACAACTACGGCTGCGTCACCGTCGACTTCTTCTCATTTCCCCTCTGATTTCTTCGGCTTCAACCTAGCAGCACCGCCGCAACAACAGCGTCTACATCAGTTCACTACTGATCATCAGGAGATGGGTTTCCTGCCACATGGCATACATGGATTGGGTGGGAGTTCGTCGACGACCGCTGGAAACAACAGTAACTTAAACGCGAGTACTTGTGGGGGAGGAGTTGGGTTTGGTGGGTTTCTCGACGGAGGAGGTTTCAGCGGTGGAGATGGCGGGGGAACGGGGAGATGGCCGAGACAAGAAACCCTAACTCTGCTGGAGATTAGATCTCGTCTTGATCATAAGTTCAAAGAAGCTAATCAAAAGGGACCTCTCTGGGATGAAGTTTCTAG gATTATGTCTGAGGAACATGGATACCAAAGGAGTGGGAAGAAATGCAGAGAGAAGTTTGAGAATCTTTACAAATACTATAAAAAGACTAAAGAAGGCAAAGCCGGAAGACAAGACGGTAAACACTACAGATTTTTCCGGCAGCTCGAGGCGCTCTACGGAGATTCCAACAACCTGGTTTCTATTCCCAACCATAATACACAGTTCATGAGCAATGCTCTTCATGGTTTCCAGACTCAAAACGTTACTACAACAACGTCTAACATTCATCATAGCGTTGATGCTCTACATGGTTTTCATCATCAGCAAAGCCTAAGTCTTTCTAACAACTACAACTCCTCGGAGATGGAGCTGATGACTTCGTCTTCTGAAGGGAATGATTCTAGTAGTAGAAGGAAAAAGAGGAGTTGGAAAGCTAAGATCAAGGAGTTCATTGATGTGAGCATGAAAAGGTTGATAGAGAGGCAAGATGCTTGGCTTGAGAAGTTGACAAAGGTTATCGAAGACAAAGAGGAGCAAAGGATGATGAAAGAAGAGGAATGGAGAAAGAGGGAAGCTGCAAGGGTTGATAAAGAGCATTTATTTTGGGCTAAAGAGAGGGAGAGGATGGAAGCTAGGGATGTAGCTGTGATTGAGGCATTGCAGTATTTAACTGGAAAGCAGTTGATAAAGCCATTAGGCTCGTCCCCAGAAGAAAGGAATGATGAGATCCAAAACAATAATGAGAATGGAAGCGATCAAACAATGACTACTAACAATGTTTCTGTTAAAGGAAGTGGTAGATTCTGGGATGAGCAAGAGATCATAAAGCTTAGGGAGATTAGAAGTAGCATGGACTCAGCGTTTCAAGAGGTATTGGAAGGATGCTCGGATGAGTTTCTATGGGAGGAAGTCGCAGCGAAGTTGACTCAATTAGGGTTTGATCAGAGAAGTGCCTTGGTGTGCAAGGAAAAGTGGGAAAGGATCAGCAATGAAAAGATGAAAGAAAAGAAGCAAATCAACAAGAAAAGGAAGGAGAATTCGTCGAGCTGCGGCGTGTACTATCCAAGAACCGAAGAAAATCAGATCTGCAACAATCAAGAAAGTGGATATAATGATAGTGATCAGCATCATCAGACGATGAATGAACAAGGCAATAATGTTGGTTCTTCAACTTCAAACGCAAACGCAAACGCTGGAAATCCAAGCGGCGCAATGGCGGCTAGTACAAACTGCTTCCCGTTCTTCATGGGAGATGGAGATCAAAATTTGTGGGAGAGTTATGGTTTGAGGCTAAGTAAAGGAGAGAATCAGTGA